The Pygocentrus nattereri isolate fPygNat1 chromosome 1, fPygNat1.pri, whole genome shotgun sequence genome window below encodes:
- the camsap3 gene encoding calmodulin-regulated spectrin-associated protein 3 isoform X5 yields the protein MVDSSAMRKTFVVPDIKPLDQYDFSRARICCSVGWLLAKSYGNAENVPVELRDPFYCDQYEQEHLKPPVTRLLLSPDLYCRTYSLLLAGGSGTEAPPRDYAALLQSLSKKGLAPKDQNIPVTEADLSHKPIKMTAHLALIDVLMAVGAMETLSTVRASGGADLIKGEADWESALLHWVNTLNQKLKERTENDQTQPSTEPQPVQPSCPTRWYWKLVPLRYRKDKMLSKLKPCFPVVKEVTDLSNGCAIAAVIHYYCPDLLHLEDVCMKDSMSLADSLYNLQLIREFSDSCLKSCCHLVLEDMLYSPPELQVNILSFLAELLYWFEVSKPEFVQPLQAPELTEPCGRTDGGNSGTSNSSPSIFKKPFLPISSPVTPAPEAAGQTWTKKPPSRSLSSAVSFSIPFGLDSDVDIVMGNPVITRSVSSDNLNPLGQPMTRVPYTPPEDLTHLLSKPSGPNGPHRASWATQSPKVPLLAEENGLDEGETGELPTIEEALQIIHNEGKMEPRLHPDGAPDGFYLHSPDDPSNRRHNGGPATLSCSAPSNSGMQHRPSGVTREPGRTRHTSEGSRDDDSVLRDGSVDSDASEELPKMHSTPAAPAGGARIVRPQGAETPDSGIKMTSFAERKKKVVPEQPTPSEEAAPQMTTWAAKKAEESPGKSPTLSNEMSELGARLEEKRKAIEAQKKRIEAIFAKHRQRLGKNAFLQLKKEESEEGGQGEIGTSSAELDERLARLESEERQDEEEEQKKQRSLLEDEGNASKQASIQQAPKEKPVAGTLGEKSTVPLGDYNNAVSKLNAALSSLQSDMQRLSEQQSQLMKKKGQPSNQAWVIPPSTKTSTPAPPRISRESTREMPPTSASSSPSPSRRITAQAMPPKSPGSHRRAQSAPPKSPKHHQPHSRSSDLKTPTLTRVITAPQSVDSIPHRRRLSPWQYRDQTSSSFSIGSPASQSESRPASQLFRPEDDNHSEAGSSEDRTIFSLDLEGGSTGQPMTRKEYLSGGGSSGAPSECSFESDVQPPSISGKRGSLIEISLSSLRGLEGEDTDHGPDAISDSMSDLTDPEMRPGVGFFFKDEARPEDEMAQRRAALLEKQQKRAEELKRKRQEQEREREASRSGSVDELRTADRVDQPQTPCTPPPARTPPPEGTPQRRGDFTRQEYERRQQLKIMEDLDKVLRQKPTTVRGVKKQRPKTVFHDDSALSRSPAKGFMGSKLNRVYSHSTNNLSSMANDGTLTVRKSPSRSHSPSRLMSPGRQAMHNGERDWEVASTISSPASIPEYTGPKLYKEPSFKSNKFIIHNAISRCCLAGKVNEPQKNKIIEEMEKSTANHFLILFRDTSCQFRAVYTMNPETEELVRLTGIGPRIISPSVIESIYKYSSDRKQFTAIPSKTMSMSVDAFTIPGHLWQSKRPGTPKKLGTPK from the exons actgcCCACTTGGCTTTGATAGATGTGCTGATGGCGGTGGGTGCCATGGAGACGTTGAGCACGGTGCGGGCGAGTGGAGGAGCGGATCTGATCAAGGGAGAGGCTGACTGGGAGAGTGCCCTGCTGCACTGGGTCAACACG TTAAATCAGAAGCTGAAGGAAAGGACAGAGAATGACCAAACCCAGCCTAGCACTGAGCCACAGCCTGTTCAGCCCTCG TGTCCCACCCGCTGGTACTGGAAACTTGTTCCT CTCCGGTACAGGAAGGATAAGATGCTGTCTAAGCTCAAGCCATGTTTTCCTGTGGTGAAGGAAGTGACTGATCTCTCCAATGGCTGTGCCATAGCTGCTGTCATACACTACTACTGCCCTGACCTGCTGCACCTAGAAG atgttTGCATGAAGGATTCAATGTCTCTGGCTGATAGTCTGTACAATCTTCAGCTCATTCGGGAGTTCTCCGACAGCTGTCTGAAGAGCTGCTGCCACCTAGTGTTAGAGGACATGCTTTACAGCCCTCCAGAGTTACAG GTGAATATACTAAGCTTTCTGGCAGAGCTCCTGTATTGGTTTGAGGTTTCGAAGCCTGAGTTTGTTCAGCCACTGCAGGCCCCAGAGCTAACTG AACCCTGTGGTAGGACTGATGGTGGCAACAGTGGAACCAGCAACAG CTCTCCCTCGATCTTTAAAAAGCCCTTTCTGCCGATCTCCTCCCCCGTCACCCCAGCTCCAG AAGCGGCTGGGCAAACATGGACTAAGAAGCCTCCCAG tcGCTCCCTGTCCTCTGCAGTGTCCTTCAGCATTCCCTTCGGTCTAGACAGCGATGTGGACATAGTGATGGGCAACCCTGTGATAACCCGCTCAGTTAGCTCTGATAACCTAAATCCCTTAGGACAGCCCATGACACGTGTCCCATACACTCCTCCAGAGGACCTCACTCACCTACTGAGCAAGCCTTCAGGCCCCAATGGCCCACACCGTGCCTCCTGGGCCACCCAGAGCCCAAAGGTGCCCCTACTGGCTGAGGAGAATGGCCTGGATGAGGGCGAGACAGGTGAGTTGCCCACCATTGAGGAGGCCCTGCAGATCATCCACAATGAGGGCAAAATGGAGCCCCGGCTGCATCCAGATGGGGCGCCTGACGGCTTCTACTTGCACTCACCGGATGATCCATCCAACCGCAGACACAATGGCGGCCCGGCGACCCTCAGTTGCTCTGCCCCTTCTAACTCAGGAATGCAGCACCGGCCATCTGGGGTCACACGTGAGCCTGGCCGTACCAGACACACATCAGAGGGGTCAAGAGATGACGACTCTGTGCTCAGAGATGGGAGCGTGGATTCAGACGCATCTGAGGAGCTCCCCAAAATGCATTCTACGCCCGCAGCCCCTGCAGGAGGTGCAAGAATTGTCCGCCCCCAGGGTGCTGAGACCCCAGACAGTGGAATAAAAATGACCAGCTTTGCTGAGCGCAAGAAGAAAGTAGTGCCAGAGCAGCCCACACCTAGCGAGGAAGCAGCCCCGCAGATGACTACATGGGCAGCAAAGAAGGCAGAAGAGAGCCCTGGCAAAAGCCCGACTCTCAGCAATGAGATGTCTGAGTTGGGCGCCAGGCTTGAGGAGAAGCGCAAGGCCATTGAAGCACAGAAAAAACGCATTGAGGCCATCTTCGCCAAGCATCGACAGAGGCTGGGCAAGAACGCCTTTTTGCAGCTCAAGAAGGAGGAATCCGAAGAGGGAGGCCAGGGAGAGATCGGTACCTCCTCTGCCGAGCTAGATGAGAGATTAGCACGCTTGGAGAGTGAGGAACGacaagatgaggaggaggagcagaagaAACAGCGCTCTCTATTGGAGGATGAGGGTAATGCCTCAAAGCAAGCCTCCATACAGCAAGCCCCTAAAGAAAAGCCAGTGGCAGGTACACTGGGAGAAAAGAGCACAGTCCCTCTGGGTGACTACAACAATGCTGTATCAAAGCTGAACGCGGCTCTCAGCTCACTGCAGAGCGATATGCAACGGCTATCCGAGCAGCAAAGTCAGCTGATGAAGAAGAAGGGCCAACCCTCCAACCAAGCCTGGGTAATCCCACCCAGCACAAAAACATCTACTCCAGCACCTCCACGAATATCCAGAGAGTCAACCCGTGAAATGCCCCCCACCTCTGCCTCCTCATCCCCCTCCCCATCCCGCCGGATCACTGCTCAGGCCATGCCCCCTAAGTCACCTGGCTCCCACCGCCGGGCGCAGTCTGCACCCCCCAAAAGCCCCAAACACCACCAACCCCACTCACGGTCATCAGACCTTAAGACACCCACACTCACTCGAGTTATCACGGCCCCTCAAAGTGTGGACAGCATCCCTCACCGGCGCAGGTTGTCCCCATGGCAGTACCGCGACCAGACCTCGTCCTCCTTTAGCATTGGCTCGCCAGCAAGCCAGAGTGAATCGCGACCAGCTTCTCAGCTATTTCGACCAGAGGATGACAACCATTCAGAGGCTGGTTCTAGCGAAGACCGCACTATCTTCAGCCTGGACCTGGAAGGAGGCTCCACTGGTCAACCCATGACAAGGAAAGAGTACCTGTCTGGTGGCGGCAGCTCTGGAGCACCGTCCGAATGCTCCTTTGAAAGCGATGTCCAGCCACCTTCCATTAGTGGCAAGCGCGGCAGTCTAATAGAAATCTCACTGTCTTCACTGAGAGGGCTGGAGGGAGAGGATACTGACCATGGTCCTGATGCAATTTCCGACTCTATGAGTGACCTGACGGATCCAGAGATGAGGCCAGGAGTTGGATTCTTCTTTAAG GACGAGGCTCGGCCAGAAGACGAGATGGCTCAGAGGAGAGCTGCATTGCTGGAGAAGCAGCAAAAGAGAGCTGAGGAactaaagagaaagagacaggagcaggagagagagagggaagcaaG CCGAAGTGGCTCTGTGGATGAATTGCGGACAGCTGACAGAGTGGACCAACCCCAGACACCTTGCACCCCGCCCCCAGCACGCACCCCTCCGCCTGAGGGTACCCCACAACGGCGTGGAGACTTCACTAGGCAGGAGTATGAACGCCGTCAGCAGCTCAAAATCATGGAGGACCTGGACAAAGTACTGCGGCAGAAACCTACCACTGTCCGAGGAGTCAAGAAACAGCGGCCCAAAACGGTGTTTCATGATGACTCTGCCCTCTCCCGCAGCCCAGCTAAAGGATTTATGG GTTCTAAGCTGAATAGGGTGTACTCTCATTCCACCAACAACCTTTCCTCCATGGCAAATGATGGGACACTTACCGTCAGGAAATCTCCAAG TCGCTCTCATTCTCCATCGAGGCTGATGTCTCCCGGCCGGCAGGCCATGCATAATGGTGAGAGGGACTGGGAAGTTGCGTCCACCATTTCGTCCCCTGCCTCCATTCCAGAGTACACTG GACCCAAACTGTATAAGGAGCCAAGCTTCAAGTCCAACAAGTTCATCATTCATAACGCCATCTCCCGCTGCTGTTTGGCAGGCAAGGTTAATGAACCGCAGAAAAACAAGATTATAGAG GAAATGGAGAAGAGTACCGCCAATCACTTCCTCATCCTTTTCCGGGACACGAGCTGCCAGTTCCGTGCAGTTTACACCATGAACCCAGAGACGGAAGAGCTGGTGCGTCTGACTGGAATCGGCCCACGGATTATCAGCCCCTCCGTGATTGAGTCCATCTACAAGTACAGTTCTGACCGCAAACAATTTACCGCAATCCCGTCCAAAACCATGTCGATGAGCGTGGACGCCTTCACCATCCCTGGCCACCTGTGGCAGAGCAAGCGTCCAGGGACACCTAAGAAGCTTGGAACCCCCAAATGA
- the camsap3 gene encoding calmodulin-regulated spectrin-associated protein 3 isoform X1, with translation MVDSSAMRKTFVVPDIKPLDQYDFSRARICCSVGWLLAKSYGNAENVPVELRDPFYCDQYEQEHLKPPVTRLLLSPDLYCRTYSLLLAGGSGTEAPPRDYAALLQSLSKKGLAPKDQNIPVTEADLSHKPIKMTAHLALIDVLMAVGAMETLSTVRASGGADLIKGEADWESALLHWVNTLNQKLKERTENDQTQPSTEPQPVQPSCPTRWYWKLVPLRYRKDKMLSKLKPCFPVVKEVTDLSNGCAIAAVIHYYCPDLLHLEDVCMKDSMSLADSLYNLQLIREFSDSCLKSCCHLVLEDMLYSPPELQVNILSFLAELLYWFEVSKPEFVQPLQAPELTEPCGRTDGGNSGTSNSSSPSIFKKPFLPISSPVTPAPGSLTQSTSMSHVEAAGQTWTKKPPSRSLSSAVSFSIPFGLDSDVDIVMGNPVITRSVSSDNLNPLGQPMTRVPYTPPEDLTHLLSKPSGPNGPHRASWATQSPKVPLLAEENGLDEGETGELPTIEEALQIIHNEGKMEPRLHPDGAPDGFYLHSPDDPSNRRHNGGPATLSCSAPSNSGMQHRPSGVTREPGRTRHTSEGSRDDDSVLRDGSVDSDASEELPKMHSTPAAPAGGARIVRPQGAETPDSGIKMTSFAERKKKVVPEQPTPSEEAAPQMTTWAAKKAEESPGKSPTLSNEMSELGARLEEKRKAIEAQKKRIEAIFAKHRQRLGKNAFLQLKKEESEEGGQGEIGTSSAELDERLARLESEERQDEEEEQKKQRSLLEDEGNASKQASIQQAPKEKPVAGTLGEKSTVPLGDYNNAVSKLNAALSSLQSDMQRLSEQQSQLMKKKGQPSNQAWVIPPSTKTSTPAPPRISRESTREMPPTSASSSPSPSRRITAQAMPPKSPGSHRRAQSAPPKSPKHHQPHSRSSDLKTPTLTRVITAPQSVDSIPHRRRLSPWQYRDQTSSSFSIGSPASQSESRPASQLFRPEDDNHSEAGSSEDRTIFSLDLEGGSTGQPMTRKEYLSGGGSSGAPSECSFESDVQPPSISGKRGSLIEISLSSLRGLEGEDTDHGPDAISDSMSDLTDPEMRPGVGFFFKDEARPEDEMAQRRAALLEKQQKRAEELKRKRQEQEREREASRSGSVDELRTADRVDQPQTPCTPPPARTPPPEGTPQRRGDFTRQEYERRQQLKIMEDLDKVLRQKPTTVRGVKKQRPKTVFHDDSALSRSPAKGFMGSKLNRVYSHSTNNLSSMANDGTLTVRKSPSRSHSPSRLMSPGRQAMHNGERDWEVASTISSPASIPEYTGPKLYKEPSFKSNKFIIHNAISRCCLAGKVNEPQKNKIIEEMEKSTANHFLILFRDTSCQFRAVYTMNPETEELVRLTGIGPRIISPSVIESIYKYSSDRKQFTAIPSKTMSMSVDAFTIPGHLWQSKRPGTPKKLGTPK, from the exons actgcCCACTTGGCTTTGATAGATGTGCTGATGGCGGTGGGTGCCATGGAGACGTTGAGCACGGTGCGGGCGAGTGGAGGAGCGGATCTGATCAAGGGAGAGGCTGACTGGGAGAGTGCCCTGCTGCACTGGGTCAACACG TTAAATCAGAAGCTGAAGGAAAGGACAGAGAATGACCAAACCCAGCCTAGCACTGAGCCACAGCCTGTTCAGCCCTCG TGTCCCACCCGCTGGTACTGGAAACTTGTTCCT CTCCGGTACAGGAAGGATAAGATGCTGTCTAAGCTCAAGCCATGTTTTCCTGTGGTGAAGGAAGTGACTGATCTCTCCAATGGCTGTGCCATAGCTGCTGTCATACACTACTACTGCCCTGACCTGCTGCACCTAGAAG atgttTGCATGAAGGATTCAATGTCTCTGGCTGATAGTCTGTACAATCTTCAGCTCATTCGGGAGTTCTCCGACAGCTGTCTGAAGAGCTGCTGCCACCTAGTGTTAGAGGACATGCTTTACAGCCCTCCAGAGTTACAG GTGAATATACTAAGCTTTCTGGCAGAGCTCCTGTATTGGTTTGAGGTTTCGAAGCCTGAGTTTGTTCAGCCACTGCAGGCCCCAGAGCTAACTG AACCCTGTGGTAGGACTGATGGTGGCAACAGTGGAACCAGCAACAG TAGCTCTCCCTCGATCTTTAAAAAGCCCTTTCTGCCGATCTCCTCCCCCGTCACCCCAGCTCCAG GCTCTTTGACTCAGTCTACCTCAATGTCTCATGTAGAAGCGGCTGGGCAAACATGGACTAAGAAGCCTCCCAG tcGCTCCCTGTCCTCTGCAGTGTCCTTCAGCATTCCCTTCGGTCTAGACAGCGATGTGGACATAGTGATGGGCAACCCTGTGATAACCCGCTCAGTTAGCTCTGATAACCTAAATCCCTTAGGACAGCCCATGACACGTGTCCCATACACTCCTCCAGAGGACCTCACTCACCTACTGAGCAAGCCTTCAGGCCCCAATGGCCCACACCGTGCCTCCTGGGCCACCCAGAGCCCAAAGGTGCCCCTACTGGCTGAGGAGAATGGCCTGGATGAGGGCGAGACAGGTGAGTTGCCCACCATTGAGGAGGCCCTGCAGATCATCCACAATGAGGGCAAAATGGAGCCCCGGCTGCATCCAGATGGGGCGCCTGACGGCTTCTACTTGCACTCACCGGATGATCCATCCAACCGCAGACACAATGGCGGCCCGGCGACCCTCAGTTGCTCTGCCCCTTCTAACTCAGGAATGCAGCACCGGCCATCTGGGGTCACACGTGAGCCTGGCCGTACCAGACACACATCAGAGGGGTCAAGAGATGACGACTCTGTGCTCAGAGATGGGAGCGTGGATTCAGACGCATCTGAGGAGCTCCCCAAAATGCATTCTACGCCCGCAGCCCCTGCAGGAGGTGCAAGAATTGTCCGCCCCCAGGGTGCTGAGACCCCAGACAGTGGAATAAAAATGACCAGCTTTGCTGAGCGCAAGAAGAAAGTAGTGCCAGAGCAGCCCACACCTAGCGAGGAAGCAGCCCCGCAGATGACTACATGGGCAGCAAAGAAGGCAGAAGAGAGCCCTGGCAAAAGCCCGACTCTCAGCAATGAGATGTCTGAGTTGGGCGCCAGGCTTGAGGAGAAGCGCAAGGCCATTGAAGCACAGAAAAAACGCATTGAGGCCATCTTCGCCAAGCATCGACAGAGGCTGGGCAAGAACGCCTTTTTGCAGCTCAAGAAGGAGGAATCCGAAGAGGGAGGCCAGGGAGAGATCGGTACCTCCTCTGCCGAGCTAGATGAGAGATTAGCACGCTTGGAGAGTGAGGAACGacaagatgaggaggaggagcagaagaAACAGCGCTCTCTATTGGAGGATGAGGGTAATGCCTCAAAGCAAGCCTCCATACAGCAAGCCCCTAAAGAAAAGCCAGTGGCAGGTACACTGGGAGAAAAGAGCACAGTCCCTCTGGGTGACTACAACAATGCTGTATCAAAGCTGAACGCGGCTCTCAGCTCACTGCAGAGCGATATGCAACGGCTATCCGAGCAGCAAAGTCAGCTGATGAAGAAGAAGGGCCAACCCTCCAACCAAGCCTGGGTAATCCCACCCAGCACAAAAACATCTACTCCAGCACCTCCACGAATATCCAGAGAGTCAACCCGTGAAATGCCCCCCACCTCTGCCTCCTCATCCCCCTCCCCATCCCGCCGGATCACTGCTCAGGCCATGCCCCCTAAGTCACCTGGCTCCCACCGCCGGGCGCAGTCTGCACCCCCCAAAAGCCCCAAACACCACCAACCCCACTCACGGTCATCAGACCTTAAGACACCCACACTCACTCGAGTTATCACGGCCCCTCAAAGTGTGGACAGCATCCCTCACCGGCGCAGGTTGTCCCCATGGCAGTACCGCGACCAGACCTCGTCCTCCTTTAGCATTGGCTCGCCAGCAAGCCAGAGTGAATCGCGACCAGCTTCTCAGCTATTTCGACCAGAGGATGACAACCATTCAGAGGCTGGTTCTAGCGAAGACCGCACTATCTTCAGCCTGGACCTGGAAGGAGGCTCCACTGGTCAACCCATGACAAGGAAAGAGTACCTGTCTGGTGGCGGCAGCTCTGGAGCACCGTCCGAATGCTCCTTTGAAAGCGATGTCCAGCCACCTTCCATTAGTGGCAAGCGCGGCAGTCTAATAGAAATCTCACTGTCTTCACTGAGAGGGCTGGAGGGAGAGGATACTGACCATGGTCCTGATGCAATTTCCGACTCTATGAGTGACCTGACGGATCCAGAGATGAGGCCAGGAGTTGGATTCTTCTTTAAG GACGAGGCTCGGCCAGAAGACGAGATGGCTCAGAGGAGAGCTGCATTGCTGGAGAAGCAGCAAAAGAGAGCTGAGGAactaaagagaaagagacaggagcaggagagagagagggaagcaaG CCGAAGTGGCTCTGTGGATGAATTGCGGACAGCTGACAGAGTGGACCAACCCCAGACACCTTGCACCCCGCCCCCAGCACGCACCCCTCCGCCTGAGGGTACCCCACAACGGCGTGGAGACTTCACTAGGCAGGAGTATGAACGCCGTCAGCAGCTCAAAATCATGGAGGACCTGGACAAAGTACTGCGGCAGAAACCTACCACTGTCCGAGGAGTCAAGAAACAGCGGCCCAAAACGGTGTTTCATGATGACTCTGCCCTCTCCCGCAGCCCAGCTAAAGGATTTATGG GTTCTAAGCTGAATAGGGTGTACTCTCATTCCACCAACAACCTTTCCTCCATGGCAAATGATGGGACACTTACCGTCAGGAAATCTCCAAG TCGCTCTCATTCTCCATCGAGGCTGATGTCTCCCGGCCGGCAGGCCATGCATAATGGTGAGAGGGACTGGGAAGTTGCGTCCACCATTTCGTCCCCTGCCTCCATTCCAGAGTACACTG GACCCAAACTGTATAAGGAGCCAAGCTTCAAGTCCAACAAGTTCATCATTCATAACGCCATCTCCCGCTGCTGTTTGGCAGGCAAGGTTAATGAACCGCAGAAAAACAAGATTATAGAG GAAATGGAGAAGAGTACCGCCAATCACTTCCTCATCCTTTTCCGGGACACGAGCTGCCAGTTCCGTGCAGTTTACACCATGAACCCAGAGACGGAAGAGCTGGTGCGTCTGACTGGAATCGGCCCACGGATTATCAGCCCCTCCGTGATTGAGTCCATCTACAAGTACAGTTCTGACCGCAAACAATTTACCGCAATCCCGTCCAAAACCATGTCGATGAGCGTGGACGCCTTCACCATCCCTGGCCACCTGTGGCAGAGCAAGCGTCCAGGGACACCTAAGAAGCTTGGAACCCCCAAATGA